Sequence from the Camelus dromedarius isolate mCamDro1 chromosome 12, mCamDro1.pat, whole genome shotgun sequence genome:
TTTTGCTGCACCATGTAATGTCTTCTTTCCACTTGGATCTACACTTAGATGTACAGTATGTAGCTTGTTATTTTTCTACAGATCGCTAAGACTATTTTCATggtatttattcagtatttttgtttctctctggcTTTATTTTAGGTAACGTCTGTTGTAATGTGTTTAAGAGCagttactgtttctttttcactgtataatcTGCTGTTACccttattcagcaaatattagttTATATCTAGTACTCTATTTTCATCTCCTGAAGtcccatttggttatttttaatcttttttttttttgcctcctcaAAAGGTTAGTGTTTTTATTAAGTTATTCAGTatgttgaacatatttataataaatttaaagtcCTTGCCCAATAATTCCATCATCGCGGTCATCTAAGAATCCATTTTAATCATCTCCTGGATGAGATCACATGTTCCTGCTCTCACACACAACTAGTATTTGGGATTGAAGGCTAAATATTGtgaatttttatgttaataagtgttgcatttttttctgtcttcttaaaagaATGTTAAATGTTTTAAACAGGGATTTGGTGGCTCTGTTTAGGACTTGTTTTCAAATTGTATGAGCAGAAGTCTAAAGTAGATCTTACCTCTGAGATCCTCTATACTGGATGCCCAGGTGTTGAACAAAGATTCTGCTTTCTGGCTTTTTGTAACTATAATGTCTTCCTGGGCTTTGTCATCTCTGGAATTATTCAGCTTATAATTCTGTGATTATTCTTTGCTAATAGATTTGTGCATTTTGACTGTAGGCATGACCAAATTAATGTTCAGTAAGAAACTCAAAGAAATCTTGTAAAAttgttactttaaatgtaaatggattaaagtcTCCAAAGGCAGAGACTAgtagaatgaattaaaaaaaaaatcacgatcCAATTATCTGCTCTTTAAGAGGATTACTGTTTACACTGCTGTTTTgtgcagaaaatacaatgaaaacataattgaaaagatacctgccataaagaaaaaaaaaaaaaaacctggcagAAACAAACACAGTTTGGTGACATagagtttaataaatgtttctgttggGAGAGATGGGGGATTCTGTGGAACCATTAAAGGAAGCATTGGATCAACAGCAAGGAATGTTGGGATGTTGGGGAAGGAGTGACATTTAATTGAGATCTAAAATATGAAGATTCATTTGGCTGAATATAAGCAAAACAATGCATTTACCTGTGCATTTTAATTAGCCTTTGCTCTGGAGCCAAAAAGAATGCAattatatttattagaaatattatCAAGTAACGTTTGCCTTTATCATAGTTTATTAAAACAATATTCCGTATTGGATATTAGGTACAAAGTTTGCATTGATTCTTAAAGATCCTATAAAAGGcgttttttacttctttgttccTTAAGCTGTAGATGAAGGGGTTAAGCATGGGGATCACTAAAGTGTAAAACACGGAGGCCAGTTTATCAGTATGGAAGGAGTGAGCAGAGTTAGGCTCCATGTACATAAAGAGTAGAGACCCGTAGAACACAACCACCACTGTCAGATGTGAACCACACGTAGAGAAAGCTTTTCTCCTGCCCTCTGCAGAACGCATTCGAAATATGGATATCAGAATCAGTACATAGGACAGTAGGATGGCCAGGAGGGAAGAGATCAAATTAAGTGCTGAAAATAGTATGATCAACAATTCTATTTCTTGTGCATTTGAGCAGAGCGTAAGTAACAAGGGGACATCATCACAGTAGAAATGACTGATGACATTAGAGCCACAAAAGGGTAAAGTAAAAATCTTAATAGTGAACATTAGAGCCTGAAAGGTACCATAGAGATATGGGATGCCCACCAGCACATGACAAAGTCTCTGGGACATGATGACACTGTAGTGCAGAGGGTGACAGATGGCCAAATAGCGATCATAGGCCATGGCTGACAAGATAAAAAATTCACTGATAATGAACATAAGAAAGCAAGCCAACTGTGTGGCACATGCATAATAGGATATGGTATTTTGATCCACAATGAAACTTACCAGCATCTTGGGACAAATGACAGTAGAATTACCAAGATCAATGAAAGCCAGATGTTtgataaaaaaatacataggtgTGTGTAGATGAGAGTCCACTTGGGTCAAGGTAATCATGCCCAGATTGCCCACCACTGTGACTGTGTAGATGATGAGGAAGACCCCAAAAAGGGGGACCTGCAGTTCAGGCTGCCTTGTGACTCCCATCAGAATGAATTCAGTCAACGATGATAGATTCTGTTGGCCCATTTAGTCCAGTTAGCTTTTCTGGGAAAAAACAGTGGGTTTATTATTAGTTTCATGTAGCGTCACCTACACAAAGTATAATATATGTAGACAGAATGGATGTTTTCTTAGTAATAGGACATTGGAAAATAATTTCCACATCTGATTttgaaactaaaataaatgatAGACTCTTTTACTTCCCAAGAAAGGGTAGTCAAATGAaacacatgctctgttatgaCACATGAGATTCTAAAGCATcagaaatatttagaatatatccATTGATTTAGAAAAATCCATATAGGTGTTAACAGAGAAATGTTAGACTTCATTTCATCTACACAATCATATCCCAATTTTTCTTTTGTACACTTCCATTTTTGTCTGAGAATTCTTGCAGCGCTCTCAAATTGTACAAAAGTGTATATAAAGAACATAacactggaattttaaaatatttcagtgataAGTGTCAACCtctgcattttataaatttatgtagGAAGTTAGTAAAACCAAGTGGAACCACTCTGATTGAAGATAATGAACCTGCTTTATCTTAATCCACCTGGATTCCCTTCCTTTCACATTCAGTTTCTTCTCCATGAAACTCTGGAACCCTGTAAGCATGATTTTCAGTTGGAGGAGTCATTGGAGTTCAACATACTCAATCAGGCAAAATGCAGGGTAGAATTATTATAATGTaataaaatgctcagttctaGCCTGCCCAGTCCAAATGGACCAAGGCAGAAACTCCTCTCTATCAGGTGAAAATTCTGGGAGTTGTTGAAGAAAAATTTAATCagtcgatctaagaaagaaatggaggatTTTATTCAAACCAAATTGAGGATTATAATCCAGGAACagcctctcagaaagctctgagaactgtccACCTATTAGAGGTCAAAACACAGCTACATAATTTTTTGAAACAGAGGAACGTGCATTAAGtgatgtattattgacagtttacacgaTCCAGCTCTACCCGTACAAGGTGAGTAGTGGGTCATGGGTCATCGTGGTCCCTGACAAGATTAG
This genomic interval carries:
- the LOC105090075 gene encoding olfactory receptor 8K5; protein product: MGQQNLSSLTEFILMGVTRQPELQVPLFGVFLIIYTVTVVGNLGMITLTQVDSHLHTPMYFFIKHLAFIDLGNSTVICPKMLVSFIVDQNTISYYACATQLACFLMFIISEFFILSAMAYDRYLAICHPLHYSVIMSQRLCHVLVGIPYLYGTFQALMFTIKIFTLPFCGSNVISHFYCDDVPLLLTLCSNAQEIELLIILFSALNLISSLLAILLSYVLILISIFRMRSAEGRRKAFSTCGSHLTVVVVFYGSLLFMYMEPNSAHSFHTDKLASVFYTLVIPMLNPFIYSLRNKEVKNAFYRIFKNQCKLCT